The proteins below come from a single Drosophila busckii strain San Diego stock center, stock number 13000-0081.31 chromosome X, ASM1175060v1, whole genome shotgun sequence genomic window:
- the LOC108606596 gene encoding E3 ubiquitin-protein ligase UBR1 isoform X1 has protein sequence MDRYDMDIVVVAPPPEHDTSSRIKEWRLKSQSGTLKDKDFMEFFKTESTKYFEFQNEMETDANAPSLKCVFKESLAKEEIIDPIIEFMLGDKPAQALEKLQKEGNTATVCNKVFKNGEPTYSCRECGVDPTCVLCVNCFKSSAHRFHKYKMSSSGGGGCCDCGDDEAWKRDQYCELHLANRKNPLESNIITKAVLERCEICFSAILAFCVKFLEIEPNASMECLDGELDGANFCTVLYNDESHTFDQVIHTLTKIAKCRQKDAMEIVAAIDREGRAVVKCDTFKECNDLKEAIENQMIPHSGLHTARHSQSLRTSVLNINAVACQQFALQLLGWFQEFIVRHYLFRRTFAMLIQQKNEPFCIRHILEYDVKLWKTARTCWHRLLISGMLMEYQNKMVLAQEFSRRYATIVEDFIRDDHDHSFSIVSLSVQLFTVPSIAHHLIAEEGIFDKLLHTFYHVAIEEFIRNRTLHFSKDMASMAFFKRANYILYDLRYLLSFKPESFSEELRTGFLDGCKALIRVLNVMQGMEPITRQMGQHMDYEPEWECAFNLHIKLASTISQVIEWASSDAELLRKLYKMTVRALVSNSFIVGQAKLESKRCGHNMADCLIYDVSTQPVSIHLPLSRFYAGIYLHLGAHGMSYDSLLAETEALNLRLNPREIIQPVLCTQAMIAQVAAGMWRRNGYSLLHQLYFYRNVRCRVEMLDRDIVCLQTGASLMESNEFLIQMINMFNLLGWVDPSLEPGISQTQSDDEHVRQVAMADEFLELLIVIIGERWMPGVSRVTEQDRLRKEIIQLLCIKSYSHSELSRALPDGNAGNSDNIIEDVISSVAVFKKPVGVDSKGVYELKEQPHEEFNVYFYHYTKEEKSKAEELQRERRKAKKELVCCPPPMLPQLTPAFTSMANILQCDLFFMIVEQVIDSTLSGFGRRITESHLQKVLHLLGFAIQEELSDHYPFLSFYKSSQSIRLQEKLEKLARCPRLEAHRDFVLWTLQRYKQLQARQAPSTSLYGTGGGASTSAAALSGAAHSSHGDAPPLSSEQQQLREKEARSRLAAESRAKIMAQMQNAQQSFIKSNAEMFASELRATDDGGSMDWEDISSTDEFFTEGDEEEGAVGLSTGVACLGARRNFCSPTANHFKCILCFEDCSISSSGPPLVSSAFLQTSHVIYTAPSVEGPATALHVSCCGHVMHYNCWKEYYSSEETKEMRRPQRNRVPLNQPQNVEFHCPYCRTLSNTVLPVSEALPKMLPPAAAAAAAGAGAATWMPLDCFVELMRTLSVELKRSKPNDADFPNSQSILRKSDIVSDVAQLERSAQITEQPPLHANWLEVMNSFHKALRTAMQTQLLQPAANDEDMDTVSLAWITCSYTVQALEVYLYATQKPLRAELPMRHQSCMSNLVRACSLYSASLLSKEQQQQQRSSSTGPSSSSESTAKLIDTLLPSQCEQVAKLLDSLFNQKGCSVLEWDCFRMLVKLTFMMPNLLVYADKKAIIPSGSMFDFYILQSCFLANLTKALVLFNYEREHAKQLKRPATTESEERAMAMHEYVEGLPEKIKHNMVAFYQNNNFARITSLYEQGAVQQMDVSTTGGDDVAAAAAAAAAGCDEHELLVAMLMYVQREMSSFLRCACLFYRCMTDVEFPDSFPLEQHDRFELMCHYLGLESQLGVYFDMESVYATMMQSFAAHAKERWESLNLSLEKPTQRISSQLPSPPPRVIVPCQRAVPKLVKLFDDYSDLINSVSDIFCPNNEREEMKTPTMCLICGTILCGQSYCCQPELGKIQVGACTHHAHYCGAEVGIFLRIRDCQVVYLGRGKGCFVQPPYLDEYGETDQGLRRGNPLRLCKAAYDRIYLQWLGHNLHEEIARLNENANVAVTQWHHM, from the exons ATGGATCGCTACGATATGGacattgtggttgttgctcCACCACCTGAACACGATACCAGTTCACGCATCAAGGAATGGCGCCTTAAATCCCAATCAGGCACCCTCAAAGACAAGGATTTCATGGAATTCTTCAAAACGgaatcaacaaaatattttgaattccAAAATGAGATGGAAACAG ACGCAAATGCGCCATCTT tGAAATGCGTTTTTAAGGAGTCGTTAGCCAAGGAGGAGATAATTGATCCCATCATAGAGTTTATGCTGGGCGATAAGCCGGCCCAGGCGCTGGAGAAGCTACAGAAGGAGGGCAACACGGCCACGGTTTGCAACAAGGTCTTTAAGAATGGCGAGCCCACCTACAGCTGCCGCGAATGTGGCGTCGATCCCACTTGCGTGCTCTGCGTGAATTGCTTCAAGAGCTCGGCGCATCGTTTCCACAAGTATAAAATGTCCAGCTCTGGCGGTGGCGGCTGCTGCGATTGCGGCGACGATGAGGCCTGGAAGCGTGATCAGTATTGTGAGCTGCATCTG GCCAATCGCAAGAATCCGCTGGAGAGCAACATCATAACAAAGGCAGTGCTGGAACGCTGCGAGATTTGCTTCAGTGCCATCTTGGCGTTCTGCGTGAAATTTCTGGAGATCGAGCCGAATGCCAGCATGGAATGCTTGGACGGCGAACTGGATGGCGCAAACTTCTGCACAGTGTTGTATAACGACGAGTCGCATACGTTTGACCAGGTCATACATACGCTGACCAAGATTGCCAAGTGCCGGCAGAAGGATGCAATGGAAATAGTGGCGGCCATCGATCGCGAGGGCCGCGCCGTGGTCAAGTGCGATACGTTCAAGGAGTGCAACGACCTAAAGGAGGCCATAGAGAATCAGATGATACCGCACAGTGGACTGCACACTGCGCGTCACAGTCAATCGCTGCGCACCTCAGTGCTGAACATCAACGCTGTGGCCTGTCAGCAgtttgcgctgcagctgctcggctGGTTCCAGGAGTTCATAGTGCGTCACTATCTGTTCCGTCGCACCTTTGCCATGTTGATACAGCAGAAGAACGAACCGTTTTGCATTCGCCACATACTCGAGTACGATGTGAAGCTGTGGAAGACGGCGCGCACCTGCTGGCATCGCCTGCTCATCTCTGGCATGCTCATGGAGTATCAGAACAAGATGGTGCTGGCGCAGGAATTCTCGCGTCGCTACGCTACCATTGTGGAGGATTTCATACGCGACGATCACGACCATTCGTTCTCCATTGTCTCGTTGAGTGTGCAGCTGTTCACGGTGCCCAGCATTGCGCATCATCTGATTGCCGAGGAGGGCATCTTCGATAAGCTGCTGCACACATTCTATCATGTGGCCATTGAGGAGTTTATACGCAATCGCACCTTGCACTTCAGCAAGGACATGGCCAGCATGGCGTTCTTCAAACGCGCCAACTACATTCTGTACGATCTGCGCTACTTGCTGAGCTTCAAGCCCGAGTCATTTAGCGAGGAGCTGCGCACTGGATTTCTGGAtg GCTGCAAGGCTTTGATACGCGTTTTGAATGTGATGCAGGGCATGGAGCCCATCACACGCCAGATGGGTCAGCATATGGACTACGAACCGGAGTGGGAATGcgcattcaatttgcatattaaactcGCCTCGACCATATCGCAGGTCATCGAATGGGCGTCCAGCGATGCGGAGCTGCTGCGCAAGCTCTACAAGATGACGGTGCGCGCACTGGTGAGCAACAGCTTCATTGTGGGACAGGCCAAGCTGGAGTCGAAGCGCTGTGGCCACAACATGGCCGATTGTTTGATCTATGATGTCTCCACTCAGCCTGTGTCCATTCACTTGCCGCTGTCGCGTTTCTATGCGGGCATCTATCTGCATTTGGGTGCGCATGGCATGAGCTACGACAGTCTGCTGGCGGAGACCGAGGCGCTCAATCTGCGACTCAATCCTAGAGAGATTATTCAGCCAGTGCTTTGCACTCAGGCGATGATTGCTCAGGTGGCCGCCGGCATGTGGCGTCGCAATGGTTACTCGCTACTGCATCAGCTCTACTTCTATCGCAATGTGCGCTGCCGCGTCGAGATGCTGGATCGCGATATAGTTTGCCTGCAGACGGGCGCCTCCCTGATGGAGAGCAACGAGTTCTTGATACAGATGATAAACATGTTTAATCTGCTGGGCTGGGTGGATCCTAGTCTGGAGCCTGGCATCTCGCAGACGCAGTCGGATGATGAGCATGTGCGTCAGGTGGCCATGGCCGATGAGTTTCTGGAGCTGCTTATTGTCATCATAGGCGAGCGCTGGATGCCAGGAGTTTCGCGTGTCACCGAACAGGATCGTCTGCGCAAGGAGATAATTCAGCTGCTCTGCATCAAGTCCTATTCACACTCGGAGCTGTCCCGTGCTCTGCCCGATGGCAATGCAGGCAACAGCGATAATATCATCGAGGATGTCATCAGCTCAGTGGCGGTCTTCAAGAAACCCGTCGGCGTCGATAGCAAGGGTGTCTACGAGCTAAAGGAGCAGCCGCATGAGGAGTTCAACGTCTACTTCTATCACTACACCAAGGAGGAGAAATCCAAGGCCGAGGAGCTGCAGCGTGAGCGTCGCAAGGCAAAGAAGGAGCTCGTCTGCTGCCCCCCGCCCATGTTGCCACAACTGACACCGGCGTTTAC TTCCATGGCCAACATATTGCAGTGCGATCTCTTCTTTATGATTGTCGAGCAGGTTATCGATTCTACGCTCAGCGGCTTTGGGCGTCGCATTACCGAAAGTCATTTGCAAAAG GTGCTGCATTTGCTCGGCTTTGCCATACAGGAGGAGCTTAGCGATCACTATCCTTTCTTGAGCTTCTACAAGAGCTCGCAGTCCATACGGCTGCAGGAGAAGCTAGAGAAGCTAGCGAGATGTCCACgc ctgGAGGCGCATCGTGACTTTGTGCTGTGGACGCTGCAGCGttacaagcagctgcaggccAGACAGGCGCCCAGCACCTCGTTGTATGGCACTGGAGGTGGTGCGTCCACTTCGGCGGCCGCTTTGAGCGGCGCAGCGCACTCCTCACATGGCGACGCACCGCCGCTGAGctcggagcagcagcagctgcgcgagAAGGAGGCACGCTCCAGGCTGGCGGCCGAAAGTCGCGCCAAGATTATggcacaaatgcaaaatgcacaaCAGAGTTTCATAAAATCCAATGCGGAAATGTTTGCCAGCGAGCTGCGCGCCACCGATGACGGTGGCTCAATGGATTGGGAGGATATATCCTCAACGGATGAGTTCTTCACCGAGGGCGATGAGGAGGAGGGCGCTGTGGGCCTAAGCACAGGCGTAGCCTGTCTTGGCGCCAGACGCAACTTCTGCTCGCCCACAGCGAATCACTTCAAGTGCATACTCTGCTTCGAGGattgcagcatcagcagctcgGGACCGCCGCTGGTGAGCTCGGCGTTTCTGCAGACCTCGCATGTCATCTACACGGCGCCCAGTGTCGAGGGTCCGGCCACGGCATTGCATGTCAGCTGCTGCGGCCATGTCATGCACTACAATTGCTGGAAGGAGTACTACAGCAGTGAGGAAACCAAAGAGATGCGTCGTCCGCAGCGCAATCGCGTGCCACTGAACCAGCCACAGAATGTTGAGTTCCATTGTCCCTATTGCCGCACGCTGAGCAACACTGTGCTGCCCGTAAGTGAGGCGCTGCCCAAGATgctgccaccagcagcagcagcagcagcagctggagccgGCGCAGCCACTTGGATGCCACTGGATTGCTTTGTCGAACTAATGCGCACGCTCAGCGTCGAGCTGAAGCGCTCCAAGCCCAACGATGCGGACTTTCCCAACTCGCAGAGCATTCTACGCAAATCCGACATAGTCAGCGATGTGGCGCAGCTCGAGCGCAGCGCACAGATCACcgagcagccgccgctgcaTGCCAACTGGCTGGAAGTGATGAACTCTTTCCACAAGGCGCTGCGCACCGCCAtgcagacgcagctgctgcagccggcAGCCAACGATGAGGATATGGACACTGTCAGCCTCGCCTGGATTACCTGCAGCTACACCGTGCAGGCCCTGGAGGTTTATTTGTATGCCACACAGAAGCCGCTGCGCGCGGAGCTGCCCATGCGTCATCAGAGCTGCATGAGCAATCTGGTGCGCGCCTGTTCGCTCTACTCCGCCTCCTTGCTGagcaaggagcagcagcagcagcagcgcagcagcagcactggccccagcagcagcagcgagtcgACGGCCAAGCTCATTGACACTTTGCTGCCCAGTCAATGCGAACAGGTGGCCAAGCTGCTCGACAGTCTCTTCAATCAAAAGGGATGCAGCGTGCTCGAGTGGGATTGCTTCCGCATGCTGGTCAAGCTCACCTTCATGATGCCCAATCTGCTGGTCTATGCGGACA AGAAAGCGATAATTCCCAGCGGCAGCATGTTCGACTTTTATATACTGCAGAGCTGCTTTCTGGCCAATCTGACAAAGGCGCTGGTGCTGTTCAACTATGAGCGGGAGCACGCCAAGCAGCTGAAGCGACCTGCGACGACGGAGAGCGAGGAGCGCGCCATGGCCATGCACGAGTATGTGGAGGGGCTGCCGGAGAAGATCAAGCACAACATGGTGGCTTTCTATCAGAACAACAACTTTGCCAGGATTACCAGTCTCTATGAGCAGGGTGCAGTGCAGCAAATGGACGTCAGCACGACGGGCGgcgatgatgttgctgctgctgctgctgctgcggctgcgggcTGCGATGAGCACGAGCTGCTGGTCGCCATGCTCATGTATGTGCAACGTGAGATGAGCTCGTTTTTGCGCTGCGCCTGTCTCTTCTATCGCTGCATGACCGATGTGGAATTTCCGGACTCGTTTCCGCTGGAGCAGCACGACCGCTTCGAGCTGATGTGCCACTATCTGGGGCTGGAGTCGCAGCTGGGCGTTTACTTTGACATGGAGTCGGTGTATGCGACAATGATGCAAAGCTTTGCCGCACATGCCAAGGAGCGCTGGGAGTCGTTGAATTTGAGCCTGGAGAAGCCAACGCAGCGCATCAGCTCTCAGCTACCTAGTCCCCCTCCCAGGGTAATTGTGCCCTGCCAGCGTGCCGTGCCAAAGCTGGTGAAGCTCTTTGATGACTACAGCGATCTCATAAATAGCGTGTCCGACATCTTTTGCCCCAACAATGAGCGTGAGGAAATGAAGACGCCCACCATGTGCCTCATTTGCGGCACCATACTCTGTGGCCAGTCGTATTGTTGCCAGCCCGAGCTGGGCAAGATCCAGGTGGGCGCCTGCACTCATCACGCTCATTATTGTGGCGCGGAGGTTGGCATCTTTCTACGCATACGCGACTGTCAGGTAGTCTACTTGGGACGCGGCAAGGGCTGCTTTGTCCAGCCGCCGTACTTGGATGAGTACGGCGAGACGGATCAGGGCCTGCGGCGCGGCAATCCCTTGAGACTCTGCAAAGCCGCCTATGATCGCATCTATCTGCAGTGGCTGGGTCACAATTTGCACGAAGAGATCGCGCGCTTGAATGAGAACGCGAATGTGGCGGTAACGCAGTGGCATCACATGTAG